The genomic interval CCTCCCTGTCAGATATGGAATGTAAAATTACTACCTCAAAGAATCAGAAAAACGTACTGGTGACGACCAGCAGTGAACACACGGAGACAAAGCAGAACGTTATTAGTAAGAGTCTtgatgaaagaaaacaattatcTATTGACTCTGCgaactgtctctcacacacagTTCCAGGAACTTCAGCACCCAAGAAAAAACAGATTGCACCTCTTATAAAATCTCATTCATTTCCAGAGAGTTCAGGACAACAAAGTCCAAAACCTTATATGAGAAAATTTAAGACACCTTTAATGATTGCTGAAGAAAAATATagacaacaaaaagaagaaattgaaaaacagaaacaggagAGTTCTTACTACAACATTGTTAAAACTCAAAGCCAAAATCAACACATAAcagaggtggaaaaggaaatgccattACGAAAAACCAATGAGGAGGTTTCCCTATCTGGAATTGATTCAGAATGCACCGTGGTTCAACCCAGCCCAGGCTCTCAAAGTAATGCTCGGATACTAGGAGTGTGTTCTGATAACCAACTCTCCACAACATCGCCAGAAACAGTCGCTGCCATGAGGCTCCACCATGTTTTAGCAGCCTCAGAAGACAAAGATAAGATGAAAAAGGAAGTTTTACAAAGCTCAAGGGACATTATGCAATCCAAATCAGCTTGTGAAATTAAACAAAGTCACCAAGAATGTAGTACCCAACAAACACAACAGAAGAAGTATTTGGAGCAGTTGCACTTGCCCCAAAGCAAACCAATTTCCCCAAATTTCAAAGTTAAAACCATCAAACTTCCAACTCTAGATCATACATTAAATGAAACAGACCACAGCTATGAAAGTCATAAACAGCAATCTGAGATTGATGTTCAAACCTTTACCAAACAACAATATCTGGAAACCAAGAAAACTGAAGCAAGCACTGAATGTAGTCCTAAGCAATCTCTGGCTGAAAGACATTATCAGTTAcctaagaaggagaaaagagtcaCAATACAATTGCCTACAGAATCCATACAGAAGAACCATGAAGATAAGCTCAAGGTAGTTCCTGGGAAGCAAAGAGAATTTAGGGGATCTGACAGAGGGAAACTTCCaggaagtgaagaaaaaaatcagggacCATCAATGATTGGTCGAAAAGAAGAGAGATTaataactgaaagaaaacaaGCACATCTGAAGAATAAATCAGCACCAAAGGTCGCCAAGCAAATGGTTATTGATGCACGTCTTGATTCACAGACTCAGAATTTTCAGCAAACACAAATACAGACCTCTGAAAGTAAAGCTGGACATAAAAAATTGCCCCAGCCATATAATAGTCTGCAGGAAGAAAAATGTCTCGAAGTCAAGGACACACAACAGAAACAAGTCCTCTCTAATACTGAAGATTCAAAGCAAGAGATTACACAGAAcaaatctttcttttcctctgtgaAAGAATCCCAGCAGGATGATGGAAAAGGTGCCGTAAATATAGTGGAATTCTTGAGAAAACGTGAAGAACTACAACAGATTTTGTGGAGAGTAAAACAGTTTGAAGCAGAGCCAAATAAAAGTGGCCTTAAAACATTTCAGACACTGTTAAATACTATCCCAGGATGGCTGAtaagtgaagaaaagagagaatatgcAGTTCACATTGCCATGgagaataatttagaaaaagtaaaagaagaaataacacatATTAAAACTCAAGCAGAAGATATGCTTGTGTCCTATGAAAATATAATTCAGATAGCCATGATGTCCTCCAAAACAGGAAAACCGGGAAATAAACCCACTAGTCTTGATGAAACATCATCCAAAGTATCTAATGTTCATGtcagcaataataaaaatagtgaacagaaagaaaataaaattgccaaAGAGAAAACAGTACAGCACCAAGTAGCAGCTCATCATGAAGCAACTGTTCATAGTCACGTGAAAACCCATCAGGAAATTAAACTCGATGATAGCAACATTCCTCCTCCCTCTTTAAAAACACGCCCACCGTCACCAACTTTTATCACAATAGAATCTACTGCCCGACGAACAGAAAACCCTACTAAGGACGAGCTTTCTCAGTCCCCTAAAAAGGACAGTTATGTTGAATCCCCGCCAAGAAGGCCCATGTCGCAAACATCTGAAATTCACAGAGCAAACATTTCCCCTTCTCCACCCAGGAGTCGCTCTGAACAACTTGTCAGACTCAAAGACACCACCGCAAAGTTATCCAAAGGGGCCATCCCATGTCCAGCAGCAACCCCGGTTCCaattgtagagaagaggtctgaAATCATCATGTCTCCTGCAACACTTCGTCGTCAAATTAAGATAGAAACTCGTGGTAGGGACTCTCCACCTACAATCACAATACCGgtaaatataaatcatgctgctagtGGTTCCTTCAGAGAATCTGCGGACGCCCAAGAGGAAATCAGGAAAGTGGAGAAGAGAGCTACTTATGTTCATAAAGATGGACTAAATTCCACTGATCACATAATGCCCGACACTGAAAGTTATGATGCAGTTGAAATCATCCGTAAGATCGAAGTGCCTCCTCGCCTGTCAGAGCACACACAGAGATATGAAGCAGCAAACCGAACTGTTCAAATGGCTGAAAATTTCGTGAATGaccatgaaaatgaaataaacagatGGTTCAGGGAATTTGAGCATGGCCCAGTTTCTGAAGCAAAGTCAAATAGAAGAGTTTATGCAAATGGAGAAACAAACCATAATATACAACAAGAAAGTCATACTTTTTGTAAGGAGGAATTTGGATTAACATCTTTAGGAAACACGAGTTTTACAGACTTTTCTTGCAAACATCCTAGAGAGCTGCAAGAAAAGATTCCTGTTAAGCAGCCCAGGATCTATTCTGAAACAAGGTCTCTAAGTGAACATTTCTCAGGCATGGATGCATTTGAGAGTCAAATTGTTGAGTCGAAGATGAAAACCTCTTCATCACATAGCTCAGAAGCTGGCAAATCTGGCTGTGACTTCAAGCATGCCCCACCAACCTATGAGGATGTCATTGCTGGACATATTTTAGATATCTCTGATTCACCTAAAGAAgtaagaaaaaattttcaaaagacgTGGCAGGAGAGTGGAAGAGTTTTTAAAAGCCTGGGATATGCAACCTCAGATGCTTCTGCAACTGAGATGAGAACCACCTTCCAAGAGGAATCTGCATTTATAAGTGGTAAATGAGCTTGCAATGTGTTAAAGAAGATTAACCATTTAAAGGCATGTGTTCCATAGCCAAAATGATGTGCAGTTAAAAAGAGTGTGTGGAAACAACCAAACAATATAACCTAAAACTAACAGCTTCCCATGTATGCTTATATACTCTTTATATGCTTGCTTTTACAACGTTCTTTTCACAAAAGCATCTAGTATGATTTACTTGCACTGTGTGAGAATAACAAATACTATTATACAGATTACTGGGACATATTTGTCAAGGTAAATAAAGCTTTGGATAAAGCAACAGGTATAGCAATGATTTTATTTCATGCAATTATTCTagacaataataaataatatcccTTGACCTAATATTGACATATTTTTAACTGCCAGgtttaaatgatattttcattGAGTTCAATACAGACTGATAGAAGTCTGAGACACAATTTACATTCTTCATGTGTGCTTTAGTATTTTTAATGAACTGTATCTCTGACAAAAGTGTGGGTGTGGAATTAGACCTTTTATATATTCAACTATTGCTACTGAGTTGGATAGAGTTAGTTTTCTCTGATGCCACATTTTTTTATAACTGATTTTTTcgcttttctaaaaaataaactaaatcacTGCTCAATCAACCTCATTCACAAATGAGTgtaaacaatacattttaaaattttgattttatttggaaGGAGGGAGGTTTAAATCATATGAACTTAGTACATGATTTTTAACATCAAAGAACAGCTCATTTCCCTACTTCTTGCAATTAATGAGGCTTCatggtaaaataattttatataattaatgtgCATCATTAGTTTAGTCCATTATTTTAGACAGATTGAAAGAAATAgcaagcttaaaaataaaaactgctgaAACTAATAATTATGCCTCCATCATATTTGCAACATATGTGTCTAGTTTATCAGGTAAATATGGTTCTTAATGTGCTTGCTTCTGGCATAATTAAGCAAAGCTGTCTAATTAATTTCAAATGCTCAGCTTCTGTTAAGATAGCTCAAAAACACATAGAACATACAAAGAAACTtgtgataaacataaaaatgtgtcCTCTACTAGAACCAAATAAGCAAAGGAGTTCACTCAGTGGCCCAGATTGACCATCTAGGCACTAAAGTAgatataattatttgtataatgGACCCTGAGcatattttctcttataaataACTAATACCAAAGCTTAGTCATTCTCACAGGGTCGCTGTGAGGACAAAAAGCAATTCTGAAGTGAAAGTTGTGTGTTAGTTTTAAACCACTATACAAACACTGGTTAGTAATAGAACCACTATTATTCATAGAGGCTAACATTTACATGAAAGCCACAGGAAGTGAGCATAGGTGCTTTAGAGGAGCAAGAAAAGATGTAGGAAAACTATATAAGCAGATGCAAGAATCCAAAAAGCTCCGCAATCTAAAGCCAGTTAGATTGAGGACAAATGACCCTGAGCATTTTAATGTATTCAGCAGTCTCATTGCATTACAGTTAAGAGTTGGTATCTTACAGTAAACTCTAAGTCATCAAGAAAATATTGAAGCAAATACAATGTCCTTGGCTTAaaaaacatatgtatgtattttagaaagatcTATCTAAAATGCTTTAAGAAGTAAAAACTTTTGACCAGCTTAGGTACAAGCCTTTATATATAGGGAAAACTCAATTATCTAGAATGATAAGTTATCTCAGAGCTCCCCATTGctgagtattttatatatatatatgtatatatatataaaatatatactcacatatatgcacatatatatgtttgtaatgTACTTATATGTCTAATGAACATATTTTACTCACgtatgttttttaaatcataaacgTCTACTCATACAATCTATGAATGGTAGAAGCACTAGAGTAATGTAGATCATCCTAGCAGACCCTTAGACCTGATGATAGGTTAGTCTCTGTCCAGAGACACATCATAAGGACAGTAGTCTTAGAGCTTTTCTACTTTAACTGCATGGCCAGTtaatatgtgtttttgttttgttatgtttttacaATATGATTGAAGATAACACTACAGAAagctttgtaaatttttatttttagaagctgCTGCTCCAAGACaaggaaatatgtatactttGTCAAAAGACAGTTTATCCAATGGAGTGCCTAGTGGCAGACAAGCAGAATTTTCATAAGTCCTGCTTCCGATGCCACCATTGCAACAGTAAACTAAGGTAAAATGTTTAATTGTCTTTGCCACAAATATTCCAGGAGCTGTACTATATGTATAACCTCATATCTCTAGGAAAATGCACATTTTTCCAGATCTTGCTGCTGCATCAGTTAACACAACCACACAGGGAGATTTGCTCATGTTCTATTATGTATTTCTGTGACCTTTTTCCTTTAGGAATTTTACTTTTCTAATCAAATCCAAAAGCATCCCTTTTGTCCGAACACAAAAATCACACAGATGAGTAAAATTAAGAGTTACTCTGCAAATCAAGATTTTTAAGTTAGTATGTTAGTCTAAAGTCTAGACTCTAGATCAGGAggtagcaaacattttctgttaaGGGCTAGATCATAAGTAAttttggctttgcaggccatactGCTTCTGTCACTACTCAATTTCTATTAGAGAGCAAGAGCAGCCACAGATAACTAAACAAATGGGTGTGGTTGTAAATAAGTGGgcttggctgtgttccaataaaacttcatgTACCAAAACAAGTGGTGGGTAGGTTAGAATTTACCTGTCTTTGAGCTagactaagtttttaaaaatgaaactgaaatttagaaaaatatcagTGACAGGTAAGAGAAAAACTCTGTTTTTTCTCTGGAGCAAACAGAAACACCCTATCCACACAGctaaaatgcattcattttccaAAACTCTTGAAGTAAATGCATTTAACTGAATGTGACATTTGGTGTGACTGTAGTCTGAGAtgctaaaattgatttttttttttttttggctaaatcTAATGTGCATCTCTCAGACTATATTTTTTCTGACTTTAATTGACAATGTCGAACACCCTCATGgcaacatttttttcccttggttTCCATAACAACAGAGTATAATGGCTTTCCCCCTACTCTTTGGGTGCTCCTTCTCAGGCACCTGTGTGGGGGACTCTCTGTCCATTACCAAGATGTAAGAAGTCCTCACAATTATGTTATAGGAATTTATTCTTCTCAACGTTTCTCTTCTTTCTAGTGAATCACATCCACTCCCATGATTTAAATAATCTATGTGGTAATGACTCTGAAGTCTGTACTGCTAGGCCAAATCTCCCTGTGCATCAGATGCTTGTATCTCAATGACTGATATACTTCTCCAATTAGATTTCTCATAAGTACAGCAAACTCAATATGCCCCATTTTCTTCTATCTAAATTCCTTCTTTAACTGTACAGTCTTTATGCTACTGTATCAGTAAATGACATTAACATTAACTCAGTGACCAAAGCATGGAGTTATCTTtggctccttcctttccttcattcCCTACATTCAAGCCATCACCAAGTCCTTCAATTTCTGCCCCATAAATACCTTTTAACCTATATACTTTTCTCCATTCCCATAGCAAGTATCATCTATTAGCACCACTGATTTCAttatcaaaacatttaaaaattacatttgccctccccattttataaattattgtacCACATCTTCAGTTTCAGATCATATAGCCACTACATACCATGTTATCCCCCTCTTTGCCCTTATTTCATCTTAGTTTTCAGGTTGCAAGATATTAATGCCCGCTACCAATGCTTACCTTGATGTTTCTGCAGTTGTTCTGATATTAAAGCTTGGTTTCTAGTAGACTCTTCAAAACTCTTCATGGAAACAGTATTCGCTGAATTCTTACATGCTGATAAAAATTTTTCTGTGACCTTTATAACAAAAAGTCAGTTTTgctgaaattaaaatgtttggCTTACACTTTCTTTCATTGTATTCTttgatgcattattttattttcttctggcaTAAAGTGTTGGAATAGCTTGATAAcgatctaattttattttccttataagatgtatattttttcttaaatatacccacagatttttttctttttattatttaaaatctagCAATTTTACTAGATTAGTTCTTGGCATTGGTCATTCTTCACTAGTGTCAGTTACCCAGTGTGCTCTTTCTATATGTTTTTGCATACTTTTTTGTATCAAGAAAGTTTGTTTTAATTAtaactatttaatatttaatctgTTTTATTGTATAGTTTTTTCTTCAAGAATTCCTATTATCTATACCTTGAAtgttttttgcctatttttattatctgtctctttctcttaaattcttttcatatttatttctttctgattattgAAAAGGTTAtgttttcattcttctgtttctcttaagtcactttttattgtgtttatttgctcttgtatttcttttagttttgttgctgatatttttatcttttatttctattttttctgatttctggCACCTCACTTATGAGATTTTAAATTCTGATTCATGATGTTCTTTCAGCTCTTTTATCATGTTCTTAATGTCTTTTAACTCATTTTGAAGTCATAGGttaaatttttgatatatttttagagCATGTTTTTCTGGCATGTTTTCATTATCTACAGCGATATTATAATGCCCtttgcacttttattttcttttaataacttCGTATATGATTTACCTTGGTATATTTCTGTtgctcatttttatataaaattagttTTCCCAAACCTTAGAATGATAAAAATCAGGATAGTTTTTCTAACTTCACAGAGCTACCTCTTTTAGTTTTCATATACTGATCAGGAAAACAGGGCAGCTTGATTTCCAGAATTCCCTGGTTTGGCTCCTCTTCTCCATATTTTTCAGAACCTTCTCTTCCATTTCTGTAATCATTATCCTGCTCAATCTTGATTCCACTCTCCTATTTTTTCTCACTTTGGGATTCTGTTTAAAAGGGGAGCCCAGTTTTAGGAGTTCAACCTCACTGGCCTCTTCAAGTCTTCCTTACCACAGGGACCTTGCACTCATTGTCTATTGGATAGGACAAATCTCCTCAAAGTTTCAGCTGCTGTTCTCTGATTGGCATGTGATACTTTCCAGGAAATATTAGTTGGTTATTTTGTGGTCTCATATTTTCAGGTCCATCAGACATCTTCCTTGCTCCCTCTGCTATCACCAATACAGATGAGACCATCGTGCTGGCCTTGTGTCTGTTGGTGGTTTCTCCTTAGTTCTTTGTATTTTGATGTTGAGGGGGCTACCTTGTCACTTCATTTTGTTGTAAATGTTACCCATGGGTTTTAAGTTTTGCTATCTTGttgatgtatctgtttttatgtgtagatTCATAGATATTCAAAAACTATGCTCCTGCCTCTGACTagagttcattttaattttaaatcactCAATTTGTTAATCTCCTTAAAGAGGCCACATAAGCAATTGTTAGGCACACCTTCCAGCTCATTCAAAATCCAGTTAACAAAGAAGCTCATATTGTTGATTTGTATGTGTTTGCTACTCAGGATTTATTGGAAATTACAACCCCTCACATAAATCATTGAATTAGCACAAGTTCAGTCCTATCACTCTGCACCATCTATAACTATATGTGCATTACCCTATAATACCTATTATGCCAATACCTGACACACATCATAAAATTCTAAACACTGCAAGACGTACATCATACGAGGTATTGGTGGTAATAATATTATCAAACAGAAATGTTCAACTAATAGGGCCATTCCCATTGCTAGTAACTTAAGTTTACTAGTCTGTAACTCATTGAAATAATTAATCCCCAATTCCCTATGAACCTACAGTAAATACAAACTGCtaagtgttctttttctttttggcagtTTGGGAAATTATGCATCACTTCATGGACAAATATACTGCAAACCTCACTTTAAACAACTTTTCAAATCCAAAGGAAATTATGATGAAGGTTTTGGACATAAGCAGCATAAAGATAGATGGAACTGCAAAAACCAAAGCAGATCAGTGGACTTTATTCCTAATGAAGAACCAAATATGTCTAAAAATACTGCAGAAAACACCCTTGTACCTGGAGATCATAATGAACATTTAGATGCTGGTAACAGTGAAGGGCAAAGGAATGATTTGAGAAAATTAGGGGAAAGGGGAAAATTAAAAGTCATTTGGCCTCCTTCCAAGGAGATCCCTAAGAAAACCTTACCCTTTGAGGAAGAGCTCAAAATGAGTAAACCTAAATGGCCACCTGAAATGACAACCCTGCCATCCCCTGAATTTAAAAGTGAATCTCTGCTAGAAGATGTTAGAACTCCAGAAAATAAAGGACAAGGACAAGATCACCTTCCTTTTTTGCAGCCTTATCTACAGTCCACCCATGTTTGTCAGAAAGAGGATGTTATAggaatcaaagaaatgaaaatgcatgaaggaagaaaagatgaaaagaaggaaggagggaagaatgtGCAAGATAGGCTGAGTGAAGCTGAAGATACAAAGAGTAACAGGAAAAGTGCTATGGATCTTAATGACAACAATAATGTGGTTGTGCAGAGTgctggaaaggagaaaaatgaaaaaactaacCAAACTAATGGTGCAGAAGTTTTACAGGTTACTAACACTGATGATGAGGAGATGCCAGAAAATCATAAAGAGAATttgaataagaataataataacaattatgtAGCAGTCTCACATCTGAATAATTGCAGGCAGAAGACATCTATTTTAGAATTTCCTGATCTATTACCCTTGTCGAGTGAAGCAAATGACACTGCAAATGAATATGAAATTGAGAAGTTAGAAAATACATCTAGAATCTCCGAGTTACTTGGTATATTTGAATCTGAAAAGACTTATTCGAGGAATGTACTAGCAATGGCTCTGAAGAAACAGACTGACAGAGCAGCTGCTGGCAGTCCTGTGCAGCCTGCTCCAAAACCAAGCCTCAGCAGAGGCCTTATGGTAAAGGGGGGAAGTTCAATCATCTCTCCTGATACAAATCTCTTAAACATTAAAGGAAGCCATTCAAAGAGCAAAAAtttacactttttcttttctaacactgTGAAAATCACTGCATTTTCcaagaaaaatgagaacattttcaATTGTGATTTAATAGATTCTGTagatcaaattaaaaataagccatGCTTGGATTtaagggaatttggaaaggatgtTAAACATTGGCGTGGTGAAACAATAGAAGCTGCCTGCAATAATGGAAACACAGGTTTTGATGACCTGAGCCATGAATGTACAGCTAAGCCTTTGTTTCCCAGAGTGGAGGTGCAGTCAGAACAACTCACGGTGGAAGAGCAGATTAAAAGAAATAGGTGCTACAGTGACACTGAGTAAAATACCTCTGGCCACTGACAGTCCACACTTAGGCACTGAGAGATATTGATGTTCTGAAATAAGATTTTA from Pongo abelii isolate AG06213 chromosome 11, NHGRI_mPonAbe1-v2.0_pri, whole genome shotgun sequence carries:
- the XIRP2 gene encoding xin actin-binding repeat-containing protein 2 isoform X2, which produces MFPMQKGSLNLLRQKWESCDYQRSECYPRDSHCTIFQPQESKLLEPEGELVSAPESSDFTSLPYSTGEEMLSSKPEEKDSVDKSNNTREYGRPEVLKEDSLSSRRRIERFSIALDELRSVFEAPKSGNKPAEYSGKEVEIERSLCSPAFKSHPGSQPEDSVKDSDKKGEETSFDKMSPESGHSRIFEATTGPNKPESGFAEDSATRGEGVSDLHEVVSLKERMARYQAAVSRGDCRSFSANMMEESEMCTVPGGLAKVKKQFEDEITSSRNTIAQYQYQHQNRSEQEAIHSSQVGTSRSSQETARNEQEGSKVQKIDVHGTEMIQVSDLEKHTEEINQASQFHQYVQETVIDTPEDEEIPKVSTKLLKEQFEKSAQEKILYSDKEMTTPAKQIKKLLLQDKEICILCQKTVYPMECLVADKQNFHKSCFRCHHCNSKLSLGNYASLHGQIYCKPHFKQLFKSKGNYDEGFGHKQHKDRWNCKNQSRSVDFIPNEEPNMSKNTAENTLVPGDHNEHLDAGNSEGQRNDLRKLGERGKLKVIWPPSKEIPKKTLPFEEELKMSKPKWPPEMTTLPSPEFKSESLLEDVRTPENKGQGQDHLPFLQPYLQSTHVCQKEDVIGIKEMKMHEGRKDEKKEGGKNVQDRLSEAEDTKSNRKSAMDLNDNNNVVVQSAGKEKNEKTNQTNGAEVLQVTNTDDEEMPENHKENLNKNNNNNYVAVSHLNNCRQKTSILEFPDLLPLSSEANDTANEYEIEKLENTSRISELLGIFESEKTYSRNVLAMALKKQTDRAAAGSPVQPAPKPSLSRGLMVKGGSSIISPDTNLLNIKGSHSKSKNLHFFFSNTVKITAFSKKNENIFNCDLIDSVDQIKNKPCLDLREFGKDVKHWRGETIEAACNNGNTGFDDLSHECTAKPLFPRVEVQSEQLTVEEQIKRNRCYSDTE